The following are encoded together in the Xanthomonas vesicatoria ATCC 35937 genome:
- a CDS encoding S9 family peptidase has product MQRLLLVSSMLLALSACSDKTAPAASTAATAAQSPTAAPAPVAAPELITRDALFGNPERANVSISPDGKSLSWVAPLDGVLNVWVAPVDAPDQARAITKDTARGIRNYFWTYHPDTLLYLRDNGGDEDFHLFSVNLSDGSSKDLTPFPKTNAEVSGVSAHHPESIMVGMNDRDAKWHDLYRVDLASGKRTLVQKNTDSLDSYLLDGDYRLRYATRATDDAGRELLVPDGKAWKSVDRIPFEDVTNTSPQGLTDDGKTLYMQDSRNRDTAALYAIDTASNARTLLFENPKVDVGITLNDPKTGAVQAVSTDYLREEWKALDTGIAADLQKLKSLGSGDASVAARTLDDRIWIVAYSAAETPLSYYRYDRANGGKLTKLFSARPALDGKPLVPMWPQELTARDGLKLVSYLTLPADADANHDGKADKPVPLVLFVHGGPWARDSYGYGPYEQWLANRGYAVLSVNFRGSTGFGKAFTNAGNGEWAGKMHDDLLDAVQWAVKQGVTTPENVAIMGGSYGGYATLVGMTFTPDSFKCGVDIVGPANLNTLLGTVPPYWASFYKQLTRRMGDPATEAGKRWLTERSPLTRVDKISKPLLIGQGANDPRVKQAESDQIVNAMKAKNIPITYVLFPDEGHGFRRPENSKAFNAVTEGFLSQCLGGRAQPIGADFEGSSITVPEGADKVTGLSDALKTHTQAIRK; this is encoded by the coding sequence ATGCAACGCCTGCTCCTCGTTTCCAGCATGCTGCTGGCCTTGTCCGCCTGCAGCGACAAGACCGCCCCGGCCGCCAGCACTGCGGCAACTGCGGCGCAAAGCCCGACTGCCGCGCCCGCACCGGTCGCCGCGCCGGAGCTGATTACCCGCGATGCGCTATTCGGCAACCCCGAGCGCGCAAACGTCAGCATCAGTCCGGATGGCAAGTCCCTGAGTTGGGTGGCCCCACTGGACGGCGTGCTCAACGTCTGGGTCGCACCGGTGGATGCGCCGGATCAGGCACGCGCCATTACCAAGGACACCGCACGCGGCATCCGCAACTATTTCTGGACCTATCACCCCGATACCTTGCTGTACCTGCGCGACAACGGCGGCGACGAGGATTTCCATCTGTTCTCGGTCAACCTGAGCGATGGCAGCAGCAAGGACCTCACCCCGTTCCCGAAGACCAATGCCGAGGTGTCCGGGGTCAGCGCACACCACCCGGAATCGATCATGGTCGGCATGAACGACCGCGACGCCAAGTGGCACGACCTGTATCGCGTCGACCTGGCCTCTGGCAAACGCACCCTGGTGCAGAAGAACACCGACAGCCTGGACAGCTACCTGCTCGATGGCGACTATCGACTGCGCTACGCGACCCGCGCCACCGACGATGCCGGCAGAGAGTTGCTGGTGCCAGACGGCAAGGCATGGAAGAGCGTGGATCGCATTCCGTTCGAGGATGTCACCAATACCTCGCCGCAAGGACTGACCGACGACGGCAAGACGCTGTACATGCAGGATTCGCGCAACCGCGATACCGCTGCGTTGTACGCCATCGACACCGCAAGCAATGCACGCACACTGCTGTTCGAGAACCCGAAGGTCGACGTCGGCATCACCTTGAACGACCCCAAGACCGGCGCGGTGCAGGCAGTGTCCACCGATTACCTGCGCGAAGAGTGGAAGGCGCTGGACACCGGCATCGCCGCAGATCTGCAGAAGCTCAAATCGCTGGGCAGCGGCGATGCCAGCGTCGCCGCACGCACGCTCGACGACCGCATCTGGATCGTCGCCTACTCGGCTGCGGAAACCCCACTGAGCTACTACCGCTACGATCGCGCCAACGGCGGCAAACTGACCAAACTGTTCTCCGCACGGCCGGCGCTCGATGGCAAGCCGCTGGTCCCGATGTGGCCGCAGGAGCTCACTGCACGCGACGGCCTCAAGTTGGTGAGCTATCTCACCCTGCCCGCAGACGCCGATGCCAATCATGATGGCAAGGCGGACAAACCGGTGCCACTGGTGCTGTTCGTGCATGGCGGCCCGTGGGCGCGCGACAGCTATGGCTACGGGCCCTACGAACAATGGCTGGCCAATCGCGGCTACGCCGTGCTGTCGGTGAATTTCCGCGGCTCCACCGGCTTCGGCAAGGCCTTCACCAACGCCGGTAACGGCGAGTGGGCCGGCAAGATGCACGACGACCTGCTGGACGCGGTGCAGTGGGCAGTCAAGCAGGGCGTGACCACGCCCGAGAACGTGGCGATCATGGGCGGCAGCTACGGCGGCTACGCCACGCTGGTGGGCATGACCTTCACTCCGGACAGCTTCAAGTGCGGCGTGGACATCGTCGGCCCGGCCAACCTCAACACCTTGCTCGGCACCGTGCCGCCTTACTGGGCCAGTTTCTACAAGCAGCTGACCCGCCGCATGGGCGACCCGGCCACCGAAGCCGGCAAGCGATGGCTGACCGAACGCTCCCCGCTCACCCGCGTCGACAAGATCAGCAAGCCGCTGTTGATCGGCCAGGGCGCCAACGACCCACGCGTCAAGCAGGCCGAGAGCGACCAGATCGTCAACGCCATGAAGGCCAAGAACATCCCGATCACCTATGTGCTGTTCCCCGACGAAGGCCACGGCTTCCGGCGCCCGGAAAACAGCAAGGCCTTCAACGCGGTGA
- a CDS encoding acetyl/propionyl/methylcrotonyl-CoA carboxylase subunit alpha — protein sequence MTQHDSLATPPQRPFDKILIANRGEIACRIIATCRRLGIATVAVYSDADRDARHVRLADEAIHLGPAPAQQSYLRGEAIIDAARISGAQAIHPGYGFLSENAAFADACAQAGIVFIGPPASAIRAMGDKSAAKALMERAGVPLTPGYHGDEQAPAFLRAQADAIGYPILIKASAGGGGKGMRRVDASAAFEEALASCQREAQSAFGNAHVLVEKYVERPRHIEIQVFGDTHGEVVYLFERDCSVQRRHQKVLEEAPAPGMTEDRRAAMGKAAVDAARAVGYVGAGTVEFIAGPGGDFYFMEMNTRLQVEHPVTELITGTDLVEWQLQVAAGEPLPQRQDALRIRGHALEARLYAEDADRGFLPSTGTLRQLQLPATSAHVRIDAGVEQGDTISPYYDPMIAKLIVWDVDRPAALARMRQALAQVHAVGVTTNSAFLARLVGTHAFATADLDTALIEREQAALFPQASAPQLAWWCLAAVLLAEHMPVANSDPADPYSPWLASDGWRIGRHAARSVTLEAADERRVLALRPLADSWEVTCAGTTRVLRYHGQDSALRVELDGRQWRVQALHDGATVTLRDATRSAFFRHHDALVEADQPAHAGGGLTAPMPGRIVSLTAPVGESVVRGQPLVVMEAMKMEHTLHAPSDGTVQAYLVAEGDLVADGALLVEFVSAKA from the coding sequence ATGACACAGCACGACTCCCTCGCCACCCCACCGCAGCGGCCGTTCGACAAGATCCTGATCGCCAATCGCGGCGAGATCGCGTGCCGGATCATTGCAACCTGCCGCAGGCTCGGCATTGCAACAGTGGCGGTGTATTCGGATGCCGACCGCGATGCACGGCATGTACGCCTAGCCGACGAAGCGATCCATCTCGGTCCGGCACCGGCGCAACAGAGTTACCTGCGTGGCGAGGCGATTATCGATGCGGCACGCATCAGTGGCGCCCAGGCGATTCACCCAGGTTACGGATTTCTCTCTGAAAACGCAGCGTTTGCCGACGCCTGCGCGCAGGCCGGCATTGTGTTCATCGGCCCGCCGGCAAGCGCGATCCGCGCGATGGGCGACAAGAGCGCGGCCAAGGCCCTGATGGAACGTGCGGGGGTGCCGTTGACACCGGGTTATCACGGCGACGAACAGGCGCCCGCATTTTTGCGTGCGCAGGCCGATGCCATCGGCTACCCGATCCTGATCAAGGCCAGTGCCGGCGGCGGCGGCAAGGGCATGCGTCGGGTCGATGCCAGCGCCGCGTTCGAGGAGGCATTGGCCAGCTGCCAGCGCGAAGCGCAATCGGCGTTCGGCAACGCGCATGTGCTGGTGGAGAAATACGTCGAGCGCCCGCGGCATATCGAAATCCAGGTATTCGGCGATACGCACGGCGAGGTGGTGTATCTGTTCGAACGCGATTGCTCGGTGCAGCGCCGGCATCAAAAAGTACTGGAAGAAGCACCCGCTCCCGGCATGACCGAAGATCGCCGCGCGGCGATGGGCAAGGCAGCCGTGGATGCGGCGCGCGCAGTAGGATACGTCGGCGCTGGCACGGTGGAATTCATCGCCGGGCCGGGTGGCGATTTTTATTTCATGGAAATGAATACACGGCTACAGGTGGAGCACCCGGTCACCGAATTGATCACCGGCACCGACCTGGTCGAATGGCAACTGCAGGTGGCTGCAGGCGAGCCACTACCGCAACGCCAGGATGCGTTGCGCATCCGCGGGCACGCGCTGGAAGCGCGCTTGTATGCCGAAGATGCCGACCGCGGTTTCCTGCCTTCCACTGGCACCCTGCGCCAGCTGCAGTTGCCGGCCACCAGCGCGCATGTGCGGATCGATGCAGGTGTGGAGCAAGGCGACACCATCAGCCCGTATTACGACCCGATGATCGCCAAGCTCATCGTCTGGGATGTCGACCGCCCCGCCGCACTGGCGCGCATGCGCCAGGCGCTTGCGCAGGTGCATGCGGTCGGCGTGACCACCAACAGCGCCTTCCTTGCGCGGCTGGTCGGCACCCACGCGTTTGCGACGGCCGATCTGGATACCGCGCTGATCGAACGCGAACAGGCGGCGCTGTTTCCACAGGCAAGTGCTCCGCAGCTTGCATGGTGGTGCCTTGCCGCAGTGTTGCTTGCCGAACACATGCCAGTGGCAAACAGCGACCCGGCCGACCCGTACTCGCCGTGGCTGGCCAGCGATGGATGGCGCATCGGCCGGCATGCAGCGCGCAGCGTGACGCTGGAGGCGGCCGATGAGCGCCGCGTGCTTGCGTTGCGTCCGCTCGCCGATAGCTGGGAAGTGACGTGCGCGGGCACCACCCGTGTGTTGCGGTATCACGGACAGGACAGCGCGCTGCGCGTGGAGCTGGACGGCCGGCAATGGCGTGTGCAGGCGCTGCACGACGGCGCCACGGTGACCTTGCGCGATGCAACGCGCAGTGCGTTCTTTCGTCATCACGATGCCCTGGTCGAGGCCGATCAGCCGGCGCATGCCGGCGGTGGCCTGACTGCACCGATGCCCGGCCGTATCGTGTCGCTGACTGCGCCGGTAGGCGAATCGGTGGTGCGTGGACAGCCGCTCGTGGTCATGGAAGCGATGAAGATGGAGCACACCTTGCACGCCCCCAGCGACGGCACGGTGCAGGCCTACCTGGTGGCCGAAGGCGATCTGGTCGCCGATGGCGCCTTGTTGGTGGAATTTGTGTCCGCGAAAGCGTAA
- a CDS encoding carboxyl transferase domain-containing protein: protein MSVITSQLQISSDSFQANAAAMRAVVDDLRRTLAHTALGGSEAAREKHVARGKLLVRARIDALLDPGSALLEIAPLAAHGLYDDQVPCAGVVAGIGRVSGVECVIVANDATVKGGTYYPMTVKKHLRAQEIAQQNRLPCIYLVDSGGAFLPLQDEVFPDRDHFGRIFYNQANLSAQGIPQIACVMGSCTAGGAYVPAMSDETVIVREQGTIFLGGPPLVKAATGEEVSAEELGGADVHTRISGVADHFADNDLQALARVRAIVAQLNWRKPPASLALRAPLPPRHAADELYGVIPADTRKPFDVREVIARIVDDSRFDEFKPRYGSTLVTGFAHLHGYPVGIIANNGILFSESALKGAHFIELCTQRGIPLVFLQNITGFMVGRKYEHGGIAKDGAKLVMAVACAKVPKFTVVIGGSFGAGNYGMCGRAYSPNFLWMWPNARIGVMGGEQAASVLATVRRDGIEAKGGAWSGEEEDAFKTPIRTQFEQQGHPYYASARLWDDGIIDPADTRRVLGLGLSAALNAPIEPTRFGVFRM, encoded by the coding sequence ATGAGCGTGATCACCAGCCAGTTGCAGATCAGCAGCGACAGCTTTCAGGCCAATGCCGCCGCGATGCGCGCCGTCGTGGATGACTTGCGCCGCACCTTGGCGCACACCGCGCTCGGCGGCAGCGAAGCCGCGCGGGAAAAGCATGTCGCACGCGGCAAGTTGCTGGTACGCGCACGTATCGATGCGCTATTGGACCCGGGCAGCGCACTGCTGGAAATCGCGCCGTTGGCAGCACATGGCCTATACGACGATCAGGTGCCGTGCGCGGGCGTCGTGGCCGGCATCGGCCGCGTGTCGGGTGTGGAATGCGTGATCGTGGCCAACGATGCCACCGTCAAGGGCGGCACCTATTACCCGATGACGGTGAAGAAACACCTGCGCGCGCAGGAAATTGCGCAACAGAATCGCCTGCCGTGCATCTATCTGGTCGATTCCGGCGGCGCGTTCCTGCCGTTGCAGGATGAAGTCTTCCCCGACCGCGATCACTTCGGGCGCATCTTCTACAACCAGGCCAACCTGTCGGCGCAAGGCATTCCGCAGATCGCGTGCGTAATGGGCTCATGCACAGCAGGTGGTGCGTATGTGCCGGCGATGAGCGACGAGACGGTGATCGTGCGCGAACAGGGCACGATCTTTCTCGGTGGCCCGCCGCTGGTCAAAGCCGCCACCGGTGAAGAAGTCAGCGCCGAAGAGCTGGGAGGCGCTGATGTGCACACACGCATCTCCGGGGTGGCCGACCATTTTGCCGACAACGATCTGCAGGCGCTGGCGCGTGTGCGCGCCATCGTCGCGCAGCTCAACTGGCGCAAGCCGCCTGCATCGCTGGCGCTGCGAGCGCCGTTGCCGCCGCGGCATGCGGCCGACGAGTTGTATGGCGTGATACCCGCCGATACGCGCAAGCCGTTCGATGTGCGCGAAGTGATCGCACGCATTGTCGACGACTCGCGGTTCGACGAATTCAAGCCGCGCTATGGCAGCACCCTGGTCACCGGCTTTGCGCACCTGCACGGTTACCCGGTGGGCATCATCGCCAACAACGGCATCCTGTTTTCCGAATCCGCGCTCAAGGGCGCGCACTTCATCGAGCTGTGCACGCAGCGCGGGATTCCGCTGGTGTTCCTGCAGAACATCACCGGCTTCATGGTGGGCCGCAAATACGAACATGGCGGCATCGCCAAGGACGGCGCCAAACTGGTGATGGCAGTGGCCTGCGCCAAGGTACCCAAGTTCACCGTGGTGATCGGCGGCTCGTTCGGCGCCGGCAACTACGGCATGTGCGGCCGCGCGTACTCGCCCAATTTCCTGTGGATGTGGCCGAATGCCCGCATTGGCGTGATGGGTGGCGAGCAGGCCGCCAGCGTATTGGCCACAGTGCGCCGCGACGGCATCGAAGCCAAGGGCGGTGCGTGGTCGGGCGAGGAAGAAGACGCCTTCAAGACGCCGATCCGCACGCAGTTCGAGCAGCAGGGCCATCCGTATTACGCCAGCGCACGGCTGTGGGACGACGGCATCATCGACCCGGCCGATACGCGTCGCGTGTTGGGGCTGGGCTTGTCTGCGGCGTTGAATGCGCCGATCGAGCCAACGCGTTTTGGCGTGTTTCGCATGTGA
- a CDS encoding isovaleryl-CoA dehydrogenase: MHVPSLNFELGEEIDLLRESVAAFASHHIAPLAAAADQDNVFPAQLWRLFGEQGLLGLTVEEEYGGSGMGYLAHVVAMEEISRAGGAIGLSYGAHSNLCLNQLRKNASEEQKQRYLPKLCTGEHVGALAMSEAGSGSDVVSMKLRADARGDRFVLNGSKMWITNGPDADVLVVYAKTDPDAGARGITAFIVEKGMPGFSTAQKLDKLGMRGSNTCELVFTDCEVPAENVLGTLNGGVRVLMSGLDFERVVLAGGPLGLMAAAMDVVLPYVHERKQFGEPIGTFQLMQAKLADMYVGLNACRAYVYAVARACDAGRTTRQDAAGAILYAAEKATWLTGQAIQVLGGNGYINDYPTGRLWRDAKLYEIGAGTSEIRRMLIGRELFERTA, encoded by the coding sequence ATGCATGTGCCGTCCTTGAACTTCGAGCTTGGCGAAGAGATCGATCTGCTGCGCGAAAGCGTAGCGGCGTTCGCCAGCCATCATATTGCCCCGCTCGCCGCCGCCGCCGACCAGGACAACGTTTTCCCCGCGCAGTTGTGGCGCCTGTTCGGCGAGCAGGGCTTGCTCGGCTTGACCGTGGAAGAAGAGTACGGCGGCAGCGGCATGGGCTACCTGGCGCATGTGGTGGCGATGGAAGAGATCTCGCGCGCCGGTGGTGCGATCGGGCTGTCCTACGGCGCGCATTCCAACCTGTGCCTCAACCAGCTGCGCAAGAACGCCAGTGAAGAACAGAAGCAACGTTATCTGCCCAAGCTGTGCACCGGCGAGCATGTCGGCGCATTGGCGATGAGCGAGGCCGGCTCCGGCTCGGACGTCGTGTCGATGAAGCTGCGTGCTGACGCGCGCGGCGACCGCTTCGTGCTCAACGGCAGCAAGATGTGGATCACCAACGGCCCCGATGCCGACGTACTGGTGGTGTACGCCAAGACCGACCCGGATGCGGGCGCGCGCGGCATCACCGCGTTCATCGTCGAAAAGGGCATGCCCGGGTTTTCCACCGCGCAAAAACTCGACAAGCTAGGCATGCGTGGCTCCAACACCTGCGAGCTGGTGTTCACCGACTGCGAGGTGCCCGCCGAAAACGTGCTGGGCACGCTCAACGGGGGCGTACGCGTGCTGATGTCCGGGCTGGATTTCGAACGCGTGGTGCTGGCGGGCGGGCCGCTTGGATTGATGGCCGCCGCGATGGATGTGGTGTTGCCTTATGTGCATGAGCGCAAACAGTTCGGCGAGCCGATCGGCACCTTCCAGTTGATGCAGGCCAAGCTGGCCGATATGTACGTCGGGCTCAACGCCTGCCGCGCCTACGTGTATGCGGTGGCGCGTGCCTGCGATGCAGGCCGCACCACGCGCCAGGATGCCGCCGGCGCGATCTTGTACGCTGCCGAAAAGGCGACCTGGCTCACGGGCCAGGCGATCCAGGTGCTGGGTGGCAACGGCTACATCAACGACTACCCCACCGGGCGCCTGTGGCGCGATGCGAAGTTGTACGAGATCGGCGCGGGCACGTCGGAGATCCGCCGTATGTTGATCGGCCGCGAGCTGTTCGAACGCACCGCCTGA
- a CDS encoding TetR/AcrR family transcriptional regulator — translation MAYRRSALMEERLAGNRERILHAARALIADGGYRNAPITAVAAAAGVSTGQIYRHFPSKAELFVEVLNEAIQREMTILRAITATDASAAERLRTAIATFVRRALAGPALAYAFIAEPVESEVDAERIRGRRLFGEVFRQLLTEGVAAGEFPEQSLDAAAACIVGAFTEALVGPIAPSRGDPQRGEHLVEAICGFCLRAVGAPA, via the coding sequence ATGGCTTATCGACGCTCCGCCCTGATGGAAGAACGCCTGGCCGGCAACCGCGAACGCATCCTGCACGCGGCCCGCGCCCTGATCGCCGACGGCGGCTATCGCAACGCCCCGATCACCGCGGTCGCCGCAGCCGCTGGCGTCTCAACCGGGCAGATTTACCGACACTTCCCTTCCAAAGCCGAACTTTTCGTGGAAGTTCTTAACGAGGCTATTCAGCGCGAGATGACCATCCTGCGGGCGATCACCGCCACCGATGCCAGTGCCGCCGAGCGCTTGCGCACCGCCATCGCCACCTTCGTGCGGCGTGCGTTGGCCGGCCCTGCGCTGGCCTACGCCTTTATCGCCGAGCCGGTGGAGAGCGAGGTGGATGCAGAACGTATCCGCGGTCGTCGCCTGTTTGGCGAGGTATTTCGTCAGTTGCTGACCGAAGGCGTGGCCGCTGGAGAATTCCCGGAGCAGTCGCTGGATGCGGCCGCGGCCTGCATCGTCGGTGCCTTTACCGAAGCCCTGGTCGGGCCGATTGCGCCCAGTCGAGGCGACCCGCAGCGCGGCGAGCACTTGGTAGAGGCGATCTGCGGCTTTTGCTTGCGCGCCGTGGGCGCACCCGCCTAA
- a CDS encoding RES family NAD+ phosphorylase translates to MRLSAPAQCTLYRAFTPRWAAEPLSGAGAARSGGRFNRFGQPALYLAMELDTAATEYAQAAPFLPPFTLVSYAAELPALADLRLLDSAWDTLWADWTDDWRKALVNKVEPVSWVLGDMLREALIPGVIFPSIAAPTGVNVVLFLDMLQPDQVLRVLDDGRLPRDGRSWGDSPTAV, encoded by the coding sequence GTGAGACTGAGCGCCCCGGCGCAGTGCACGCTGTACCGCGCCTTCACGCCGCGTTGGGCTGCCGAACCGCTGAGCGGTGCAGGCGCCGCGCGATCCGGTGGGCGTTTCAACCGCTTCGGTCAGCCGGCGCTGTACCTTGCGATGGAACTGGATACCGCCGCTACCGAATATGCGCAGGCGGCGCCGTTCCTGCCACCGTTTACGCTGGTCAGCTATGCCGCCGAGCTCCCGGCGCTGGCCGACCTGCGCCTGCTGGACTCAGCGTGGGACACGCTATGGGCCGACTGGACCGACGACTGGCGCAAGGCGCTGGTCAACAAGGTCGAGCCGGTCAGTTGGGTGCTTGGCGACATGCTGCGCGAGGCGCTGATTCCAGGTGTGATCTTCCCCAGCATCGCGGCACCGACTGGCGTCAACGTGGTGTTGTTCCTGGATATGCTGCAGCCCGACCAGGTGTTGCGCGTGCTCGACGATGGCCGCCTGCCGCGCGATGGTCGCAGCTGGGGCGACTCGCCGACAGCGGTGTAG
- a CDS encoding DUF3325 domain-containing protein: MSVLLLLALNFSGFAALCLAMEKHQHEVRGRSLGAARTRQLRSIGWVLLLCTFGLAVRAQGWGIGPVLWLGTLTAAAAPLSLWLLPYRRGAILPAALVAPVLAGMGQLLAG; encoded by the coding sequence ATGAGCGTGCTGCTGTTGCTGGCGCTGAATTTCTCCGGATTCGCGGCGCTCTGCCTGGCCATGGAAAAACATCAGCACGAGGTGCGCGGCCGCAGCCTTGGCGCTGCCCGCACGCGGCAGCTGCGCAGCATTGGCTGGGTGCTGTTGCTGTGCACGTTTGGCCTGGCGGTGCGTGCCCAGGGTTGGGGTATTGGGCCGGTGCTGTGGCTGGGAACATTGACCGCTGCAGCGGCACCGTTATCGTTGTGGCTACTGCCGTATCGACGTGGAGCGATCCTGCCGGCCGCGCTGGTCGCGCCGGTGCTGGCCGGCATGGGACAGCTGCTGGCTGGTTGA
- a CDS encoding PepSY-associated TM helix domain-containing protein produces the protein MKQGFRQSMAWLHTWTGLLVGWVLLLIFMGGTASYYRDEISRWMRPELPTTTVSTQTALRSAERYLQTHAANALSWNITLPETRNPVLSMYWQNPAPADGKPSGRRQLYGSVIIDPATGKEIAARDTLGGEFFYRLHFDLHYVPVLWARYIVGFCAMFMLVAIISGVITHKKIFKDFFTFRPGKGLRSWLDFHNVSAVTALPYHAMITYTGIVTLMFMYLPWGIKARYADDEMRFYDESANRVADTRKAAGTPAHMLPLEQFVERARRDLRGADIGNVAVSLPNDAHAAIGVSQVAANLSTTAPSILYDAVSGARLQRSSPPGGASETRGVMVGLHIAHFAGPWLRVLFFSSGLLGCLMVASGVVMWAVKERPKHLKAGRIGFGLRLVDALNIGTVAGLPIAFASFFWANRLLPVALQSRAAMEANLFFAAWGAALLAAFVWPRRAMWSWQLYLGAALFALVPLLNAVTTDVHLGVTLPAGQWALAGVDLVCLGLGVCLGIAGWRLQQWKAPQSAAARRARATAPATATQTSVAVQEGA, from the coding sequence ATGAAGCAGGGTTTTCGCCAGTCGATGGCCTGGTTGCACACCTGGACCGGATTGCTGGTCGGCTGGGTGTTGCTGCTGATCTTCATGGGTGGCACGGCCAGTTATTACCGCGACGAAATCAGCCGCTGGATGCGCCCGGAGCTGCCTACCACCACGGTGAGCACGCAAACCGCGCTCCGCAGTGCCGAACGCTATCTGCAAACGCATGCAGCCAATGCGCTGAGCTGGAACATCACCTTGCCGGAGACGCGCAACCCGGTGTTGAGCATGTACTGGCAAAATCCTGCGCCCGCCGACGGCAAACCGTCAGGCCGTCGGCAACTGTACGGCAGTGTCATTATCGACCCGGCCACCGGCAAAGAGATCGCCGCGCGCGACACGCTGGGGGGCGAGTTCTTCTACCGGCTGCATTTCGATCTGCATTATGTGCCGGTGCTGTGGGCGCGCTATATCGTGGGTTTCTGCGCGATGTTCATGCTGGTGGCGATCATCAGCGGCGTGATTACGCACAAGAAGATCTTCAAGGACTTCTTTACCTTCCGTCCGGGCAAGGGCCTGCGCTCGTGGCTGGACTTTCATAACGTCAGCGCGGTCACCGCGTTGCCGTACCACGCGATGATCACCTACACCGGCATCGTGACCTTGATGTTCATGTACCTGCCGTGGGGCATCAAGGCGCGTTATGCCGACGACGAAATGCGCTTCTACGACGAGTCGGCCAACCGCGTGGCCGACACGCGCAAAGCGGCCGGTACGCCTGCGCACATGCTGCCGCTGGAGCAGTTTGTGGAGCGTGCGCGCCGCGATCTGCGTGGGGCCGACATCGGCAACGTGGCGGTGTCGCTTCCCAACGATGCGCATGCCGCTATTGGCGTGAGCCAGGTGGCGGCCAATCTGTCCACCACCGCGCCGTCCATCCTGTACGACGCGGTCAGCGGCGCGCGCCTGCAACGCAGCAGCCCACCCGGTGGCGCGAGCGAAACCCGCGGTGTGATGGTCGGCCTGCATATCGCGCACTTCGCCGGCCCGTGGCTACGCGTGTTGTTTTTCAGTTCTGGATTGCTGGGCTGTCTGATGGTGGCCAGCGGTGTGGTGATGTGGGCGGTGAAGGAACGGCCCAAGCATCTCAAAGCCGGCCGCATCGGGTTTGGACTGCGCCTGGTCGACGCGCTCAATATCGGCACGGTGGCCGGCTTGCCGATCGCCTTCGCCAGCTTCTTCTGGGCCAACCGATTGTTGCCGGTAGCACTCCAATCGCGCGCGGCGATGGAAGCGAACCTGTTCTTCGCCGCCTGGGGCGCTGCGTTGCTGGCCGCGTTCGTCTGGCCACGTCGCGCGATGTGGAGCTGGCAGCTGTATCTGGGCGCCGCACTGTTCGCACTGGTGCCGCTATTGAACGCAGTGACCACCGACGTACATCTGGGCGTAACGCTACCGGCCGGGCAATGGGCGTTGGCTGGTGTCGATCTGGTGTGCCTGGGCCTGGGCGTGTGCCTGGGTATCGCCGGCTGGCGCCTGCAGCAGTGGAAGGCGCCGCAATCGGCGGCGGCGCGCCGGGCACGTGCCACCGCGCCCGCGACAGCGACGCAAACCAGCGTTGCCGTGCAGGAGGGCGCATGA
- a CDS encoding DUF3649 domain-containing protein, translating to MSSVSSLPLPWFRRPWLGVLARTLAAIFGGYTLASATNLLLALALPLPRSEAVLTSMLVGIVVCACAPLWAFATASVWRAWAGIAVPAALMFALAAWLQRGVA from the coding sequence ATGTCCAGCGTATCGTCTCTGCCGCTTCCGTGGTTCCGGCGCCCGTGGCTGGGCGTGCTTGCGCGCACGTTGGCGGCGATTTTCGGCGGTTACACGCTGGCCAGTGCGACCAATCTCTTGCTCGCACTGGCGTTGCCGTTGCCGCGCAGTGAAGCGGTCTTGACCAGCATGCTGGTGGGCATCGTGGTGTGCGCGTGCGCGCCGCTGTGGGCATTCGCCACCGCCAGCGTCTGGCGTGCCTGGGCCGGCATTGCAGTGCCGGCAGCGCTGATGTTTGCGCTGGCCGCCTGGCTGCAACGGGGTGTGGCATGA